In the genome of Enterococcus hirae ATCC 9790, one region contains:
- the era gene encoding GTPase Era, which produces MLEHKSGFVAIVGRPNVGKSTLLNRIVGQKIAIMSDKAQTTRNKIQGVYTTPEAQLIFIDTPGIHKPKHRLGDFMVESAYSALREVDAVLFMISADQKRGRGDDFIIERLKNVQSPVYLIINKIDKVHPDELLGIIEDYSAQMPFAQVVPISATEGNNVDRLMEVLIAEMPEGPQYFPDDQVTDHPEYFIVSELIREKVLFLTRDEVPHSVAVVVDSMKRNENDKIQIQATIIVERDSQKGIIIGKGGKMLKEIGTKARKDIENLLGDKVFLELWVKVQKDWRDKRVYLQDFGYRKEEY; this is translated from the coding sequence ATGTTAGAACATAAATCAGGTTTTGTCGCTATTGTGGGACGACCAAATGTTGGCAAATCAACATTATTAAATCGAATCGTTGGGCAAAAAATTGCTATCATGAGTGACAAGGCACAAACGACCAGAAATAAGATCCAAGGCGTTTATACGACACCAGAAGCACAGTTGATTTTTATCGACACTCCGGGAATCCATAAACCAAAACATCGTTTGGGTGATTTTATGGTGGAATCAGCCTACAGTGCACTAAGAGAAGTGGATGCTGTCTTATTTATGATCAGTGCGGATCAAAAACGTGGACGTGGGGATGATTTTATTATTGAACGATTAAAAAATGTTCAATCACCTGTTTATTTGATTATCAATAAAATCGATAAAGTTCATCCAGATGAATTATTAGGAATCATCGAAGATTATTCGGCACAAATGCCTTTTGCACAAGTTGTACCGATTTCGGCTACAGAAGGGAACAATGTGGACCGTCTAATGGAAGTGTTGATCGCTGAGATGCCAGAAGGTCCTCAATACTTCCCGGATGATCAAGTAACGGATCATCCAGAATACTTTATCGTTTCGGAATTGATTCGTGAGAAAGTCCTGTTTTTGACTAGAGATGAAGTCCCACATTCAGTGGCTGTTGTTGTTGACTCAATGAAACGCAATGAAAATGATAAAATCCAAATTCAAGCAACCATTATCGTTGAACGTGATAGTCAAAAAGGGATTATCATCGGTAAAGGTGGTAAAATGCTAAAAGAAATTGGGACGAAAGCAAGAAAAGATATTGAAAATTTGCTTGGTGACAAAGTATTTCTAGAACTATGGGTTAAAGTTCAAAAAGATTGGCGCGATAAAAGAGTTTATTTACAAGATTTTGGTTACCGCAAAGAGGAATATTAA
- a CDS encoding diacylglycerol kinase family protein, with protein sequence MDLKDKECEKKVEKNKHFAMSVEFALQGVKTVFDEERNMKKHVGFGLLAFFMGVVFQLNQLEWLWLVLAVFLVWIVEILNTVFENVVDMFTDFHFHPIGKKIKDMAAGAVLVTACFAVIVGLILFVPKIYQMFFN encoded by the coding sequence ATGGACTTAAAAGATAAAGAGTGCGAGAAAAAGGTTGAGAAAAATAAGCACTTCGCTATGTCAGTAGAATTTGCTCTTCAAGGGGTTAAAACAGTCTTTGATGAGGAACGTAATATGAAAAAACATGTAGGTTTTGGGTTGCTGGCGTTTTTTATGGGAGTTGTATTTCAACTGAATCAACTAGAATGGCTGTGGTTAGTTTTAGCAGTTTTTCTGGTGTGGATCGTTGAGATTTTAAATACTGTTTTTGAGAATGTGGTGGATATGTTTACCGATTTTCATTTCCATCCAATTGGGAAAAAAATCAAAGATATGGCGGCAGGAGCAGTGTTAGTCACCGCTTGTTTTGCAGTGATCGTCGGTCTCATTTTATTTGTACCTAAAATCTATCAAATGTTTTTTAATTAA
- a CDS encoding PhoH family protein: MTEASSSLEIRLTAADDISMLLGSHDKHVKLIEEMTETTIHTRGEMIQIIGEEPGLSLAQSVIRTLQELIKRGIHVSTPDVVTALKMGQKGTLDYFIEMYEEEIVKDRNGKPIRVKNSGQKQYVEAVAKHDIVFGVGPAGTGKTFLAVVLAIAALKKGEVQKIILTRPAVEAGENLGFLPGDLKEKVDPYLRPVYDALYQIFGLDHTNRLMERGIIEIAPLAYMRGRTLDDAFVILDEAQNTTVAQMKMFLTRLGYQSKMIVNGDTSQIDLPKGTMSGLIHAERTLKQIKKIAFVNFEASDVVRHPVVAEIIKAYEKADLHQE; this comes from the coding sequence TTGACAGAAGCATCCAGTTCTTTAGAAATTAGATTAACAGCTGCTGACGATATCAGTATGTTGTTAGGCTCGCATGACAAACATGTAAAATTAATTGAAGAAATGACTGAAACAACGATTCATACGAGAGGCGAAATGATCCAGATTATTGGAGAAGAGCCGGGGCTTTCGTTAGCACAATCGGTGATACGTACCTTACAAGAATTGATCAAGCGGGGGATACATGTCAGTACACCTGATGTTGTTACTGCCTTAAAAATGGGGCAAAAAGGGACATTGGATTACTTCATTGAAATGTATGAAGAAGAAATCGTCAAAGACCGCAATGGTAAACCGATTCGAGTGAAAAATAGTGGACAAAAACAATATGTCGAGGCCGTTGCTAAACATGACATCGTATTTGGTGTCGGTCCTGCTGGAACAGGTAAAACATTTCTAGCTGTCGTTTTAGCAATTGCTGCGTTGAAAAAAGGCGAAGTCCAAAAAATCATTTTGACTCGTCCAGCGGTGGAAGCAGGAGAAAATCTTGGTTTCTTACCGGGTGATCTGAAAGAAAAGGTTGATCCTTATTTACGTCCAGTGTATGATGCACTGTATCAAATATTTGGTTTAGATCATACCAATCGTTTGATGGAGCGTGGGATCATCGAAATTGCGCCATTAGCTTATATGCGTGGGCGAACACTTGACGATGCTTTTGTAATACTAGATGAAGCTCAAAATACAACAGTGGCACAGATGAAAATGTTCTTGACTCGTTTGGGGTATCAATCAAAAATGATCGTAAACGGCGATACAAGTCAGATTGACTTACCTAAAGGGACGATGAGTGGTTTGATCCATGCAGAACGTACATTGAAACAAATCAAAAAAATTGCTTTTGTCAATTTTGAAGCAAGTGACGTCGTTCGTCATCCTGTTGTAGCCGAAATCATCAAAGCTTATGAAAAGGCAGATCTTCATCAAGAGTAA
- a CDS encoding HD family phosphohydrolase yields MLNKILQQLQAKLGKAAMPFLLLLFFVIVCGVTFSSVKQKANDFKEGQVAEESIRANKTIENTEETEQKRKLAAEAVTPEYTYQQDLASEQSSRIKQLFELINKTNDSINKAYKEKVDKAKENENVPKPTIDERIAALKKSFENANAENVAFYQKLPTNFYTKIFGMSDSQIATVRDESLRLINEQMKKQVRESDLETFKQQAEEQIQYLNVTPDQQQTIHYLVDQGIVVNDVLNEKKTEELKQSARSAVQPVMIYQGEIIVREGNQIDADAMKKLELLGLTSQTTSIFPLVAMILAVLLQIAVLVYNSMQYHEAGKRTEYVLFYVTAMSISVLLMKFFQLFQTEQAAFIPLFYPAAFVPLVLNFFLNRRAGIMAALFQAVSALFIFYGSIGTNFLTVILMAYLFSGLLATVLKRQRVSEQWFSAMMWVIIFPLMMDVVLIVYQGMSFSNGTTWLTLICGFMGALLSYLLTMGLHPYIELMVNDDSVIVLNELSNPNHPLLKQLLEEAPGTYHHSMMVANLSANAVAEINGRSLLTRVACYYHDIGKIKHASFFVENLPSGAENPHNFLLPEDSKQIIFGHVTDGAKILEEYGMPQMVIDICRQHHGTTLMKYFYIKAKERNPEVTEEQFRYPGPKPQTREAGIVNIADSCEAAVRAMDHPTGEKIEKFVHNLIEERISDGQLDDSGLTLKEIRKVEKSLISGLSSTFHSRIKYPKMKSEAETMKVEKENG; encoded by the coding sequence ATGTTGAATAAAATACTCCAACAACTGCAAGCAAAATTAGGAAAGGCGGCAATGCCTTTCTTATTGCTTTTGTTTTTTGTGATCGTTTGTGGCGTTACGTTCAGTAGCGTCAAGCAAAAAGCCAATGATTTCAAAGAAGGACAAGTGGCAGAAGAAAGTATCCGTGCGAATAAAACGATCGAAAATACAGAAGAAACGGAACAAAAAAGAAAACTAGCAGCGGAAGCTGTTACGCCAGAATATACGTATCAACAAGATTTGGCGAGTGAACAAAGTAGTCGCATCAAGCAGCTTTTTGAATTGATCAATAAAACAAATGATTCGATCAATAAAGCGTATAAAGAAAAAGTGGATAAAGCAAAAGAAAATGAGAATGTTCCCAAACCAACTATAGATGAGCGAATTGCAGCTCTAAAGAAGAGTTTTGAAAATGCTAATGCTGAAAACGTGGCATTTTATCAAAAATTACCGACTAACTTTTACACAAAAATCTTTGGCATGTCAGATAGTCAAATTGCGACAGTCCGAGATGAAAGTCTGCGATTGATCAATGAACAAATGAAAAAACAAGTTCGAGAAAGTGATTTAGAAACCTTCAAGCAACAGGCGGAAGAACAGATCCAATATTTGAACGTGACACCTGACCAACAACAAACGATCCATTATCTTGTCGATCAAGGAATCGTCGTAAATGATGTCTTAAATGAAAAGAAAACAGAGGAATTGAAACAATCAGCAAGGAGTGCGGTTCAACCGGTCATGATCTATCAAGGCGAAATCATTGTTCGTGAAGGAAATCAAATCGATGCAGATGCAATGAAAAAGCTTGAATTATTAGGATTGACCAGTCAAACAACGTCAATTTTTCCTTTAGTAGCAATGATCTTAGCAGTCTTATTGCAAATTGCTGTTTTAGTTTACAACTCAATGCAGTACCATGAAGCCGGAAAACGAACAGAATATGTGCTCTTTTATGTTACGGCTATGTCCATCAGTGTGTTATTAATGAAATTTTTCCAACTATTCCAAACGGAACAAGCAGCTTTTATCCCGCTGTTTTATCCTGCAGCTTTTGTTCCTTTAGTTTTAAATTTCTTTTTGAACCGGAGGGCAGGAATCATGGCTGCCTTGTTCCAAGCCGTATCTGCATTGTTTATTTTTTATGGCTCGATTGGGACCAACTTTTTGACCGTTATCTTGATGGCTTATCTTTTTTCAGGTTTATTAGCGACGGTTTTAAAACGCCAACGAGTGTCAGAACAATGGTTTTCAGCTATGATGTGGGTCATTATTTTTCCGTTGATGATGGATGTTGTGTTGATCGTTTATCAAGGTATGAGCTTTAGTAATGGAACAACTTGGTTAACACTGATTTGTGGCTTTATGGGGGCTTTGCTGTCGTATCTGTTAACGATGGGATTACATCCGTATATCGAATTGATGGTCAACGATGATAGTGTGATCGTCTTGAATGAGTTAAGTAATCCTAACCATCCATTGTTAAAACAGCTATTGGAAGAAGCACCAGGAACTTATCATCACAGTATGATGGTCGCCAATTTAAGCGCGAACGCAGTGGCTGAGATCAATGGGCGGTCATTATTGACACGTGTAGCTTGTTACTACCACGATATTGGTAAAATCAAACATGCTAGCTTTTTTGTAGAAAACTTGCCTTCTGGTGCTGAGAATCCACATAATTTCTTATTACCGGAAGATAGTAAACAGATCATTTTTGGTCATGTGACCGATGGAGCGAAAATTTTAGAGGAATATGGCATGCCGCAAATGGTAATCGATATTTGCCGACAGCATCATGGAACAACATTGATGAAGTATTTCTATATCAAGGCAAAAGAAAGAAATCCTGAAGTCACCGAAGAACAATTTCGTTATCCTGGTCCCAAACCACAGACCCGAGAAGCCGGCATCGTGAATATTGCAGATAGTTGTGAAGCGGCAGTACGGGCAATGGATCATCCAACAGGTGAAAAAATCGAAAAATTTGTCCATAATTTGATTGAAGAACGAATCTCTGATGGTCAACTTGATGATAGTGGTTTAACATTAAAAGAAATTCGCAAAGTGGAAAAATCTTTGATCAGTGGGTTAAGTAGTACCTTCCATTCACGGATCAAATATCCTAAAATGAAATCGGAAGCGGAAACGATGAAAGTAGAAAAAGAAAATGGCTAA
- the ybeY gene encoding rRNA maturation RNase YbeY encodes MDITFMDETQKVSTEKIKEIEDLLQFAAAHLKLPEETEMSVTFMDNAAIQEINRVYRGKDAPTDVISFALEDEGEDEIPVIFEEGDNPLPRVLGDIMISIERAQEQAEEYGHSYDRELGFLAVHGFLHINGYDHMTPEDEAEMFGLQKEILDAYGLKR; translated from the coding sequence ATGGACATCACATTTATGGATGAAACACAGAAAGTTTCAACAGAAAAAATCAAAGAGATCGAGGACCTTCTGCAATTTGCAGCGGCTCATTTGAAATTACCCGAGGAAACAGAAATGTCTGTTACTTTTATGGACAATGCAGCAATCCAAGAAATCAACCGTGTCTACCGTGGCAAAGATGCCCCAACAGATGTGATTAGTTTTGCATTAGAAGACGAAGGGGAAGACGAAATTCCCGTGATTTTTGAAGAAGGCGATAATCCTTTACCACGAGTATTAGGAGATATCATGATCTCAATTGAGCGTGCCCAGGAACAAGCGGAAGAATATGGTCATTCGTATGATCGAGAGTTGGGATTTTTGGCAGTGCATGGCTTTTTGCACATCAATGGTTATGATCACATGACACCCGAAGATGAAGCAGAGATGTTTGGTTTACAGAAAGAGATTTTAGATGCTTATGGACTTAAAAGATAA